In Triticum aestivum cultivar Chinese Spring chromosome 5B, IWGSC CS RefSeq v2.1, whole genome shotgun sequence, the following proteins share a genomic window:
- the LOC123115998 gene encoding protein FLOWERINGUS T-like codes for MSTSRNPLVVGNIVGEIIDPFDASAVLRLFYNNREMTSGSGLRPSQVAREPTVQITGSRGRNETALYTLVMVDPDAPSPSNPSKREYLHWLVMDIPEGGDVSHGTEVVAYESPQPKAGIHRLAFIVFRQTVRQVIYAPGWRPNFNTRDFASCYCLGAPVAAAYFNCQREGGCGGRRCS; via the exons ATGAGCACGTCGAGGAATCCGCTGGTCGTCGGGAACATCGTCGGAGAAATCATCGACCCCTTTGATGCTTCGGCGGTGCTGAGGCTGTTCTATAACAACCGCGAGATGACCAGTGGGTCTGGGCTGAGGCCGTCGCAGGTGGCCAGGGAGCCGACCGTCCAGATAACCGGCTCCCGGGGGCGCAATGAAACAGCACTATACACGCTG GTGATGGTGGATCCTGACGCACCTAGTCCAAGCAACCCTTCCAAAAGGGAGTACCTCCATTG GTTAGTGATGGACATACCCGAAGGAGGTGATGTCAGTCATG GAACTGAGGTGGTGGCGTACGAGAGCCCGCAGCCCAAGGCGGGGATCCACCGCCTGGCGTTCATCGTGTTCCGGCAGACGGTGAGGCAGGTGATCTACGCGCCGGGGTGGCGCCCCAACTTCAACACCAGGGATTTCGCGTCGTGTTACTGCCTTggcgcgccggtcgccgccgcctaCTTCAACTGCCAGAGGGAgggcggctgcggtggccggaggtgCAGCTGA
- the LOC123111422 gene encoding monothiol glutaredoxin-S12, chloroplastic: protein MTFPMATSTASTAAAASLRLLPVPATPSSSTLRFAPILRRAPRALLSVSALSKLSEASPVPIPQEPTQTLPDEDALPPRPGVYGVFDPAGDLQFLGISRNVRASVEGHRRKVPADLCASVKVAIPDEETPDKSVLTNAWKSWMEEYIAATGKAPPGNVAGNHTWIGPPQRPADLRLTPGRHVQLTVPLEQLIDRLVKENKVVAFIKGSRSAPQCGFSQRVVGILEAHGVDFASVDILDEEHNHGLRETLKTYSNWPTFPQVFVGGELVGGCDIISSMAEKGELAALFQK, encoded by the exons ATGACTTTCCCCATGGCCACCTCCACCGCCTCCACGGCCGCCGCCGCTTCCCTCCGCCTCCTCCCGGTgccagccaccccatcctccagcACTCTCCGCTTCGCGCCCATCCTCCGCCGCGCGCCCCGCGCCCTCTTGTCCGTCTCCGCCCTCAGCAAGCTCTCCGAGGCGTCCCCCGTCCCCATCCCGCAGGAGCCCACCCAGACTTTGCCCGACGAGGACGCGCTTCCCCCTAGGCCCGGGGTCTACGGAGTCTTCGACCCCGCCGGGGACCTGCAGTTTCTCGGGATCTCGCGCAACGTCAGGGCCAGCGTCGAGGGGCACCGCAGAAAGGTGCCCGCTGACCTCTGCGCCTCCGTCAAG GTTGCAATACCAGACGAGGAAACACCAGATAAAAGTGTCCTGACTAATGCCTGGAAATCATGGATGGAAGAATACATAGCAGCCACTGGCAAGGCGCCACCAGGGAATGTTGCCGGGAACCACACCTGGATCGGTCCTCCACAGAGACCTGCAGATTTGCGTTTGACTCCTGGTCGCCATGTTCAGCTAACTGTGCCACTTGAACAGTTGATTGATCGGTTAGTGAAGGAAAATAAAGTGGTTGCCTTCATCAAAGGATCAAGAAGTGCTCCCCAGTGTGGGTTCTCGCAAAGAGTGGTGGGGATCCTGGAGGCACATGGAGTGGATTTTGCATCCGTAGATATTCTTGATGAGGAGCACAACCATGGGTTGAGAGAGACCCTCAAGACCTACAGCAACTGGCCAACCTTCCCACAGGTTTTTGTTGGAGGAGAACTTGTGGGCGGATGTGATATTATTTCATCCATGGCTGAAAAGGGGGAGCTTGCTGCCCTATTTCAGAAATAG